A stretch of DNA from Tubulanus polymorphus chromosome 6, tnTubPoly1.2, whole genome shotgun sequence:
agtggtcctgatgctgtaTAGAGAAGAACAGgagtgtcccgggttcgaacctagtaattactgacactgattcagattggtcctgatactgaatagaggatgtacaggggtgccccgggttcgaacccagtaattactgacactgattcagagtggtcctgatgctgaatagaggatgtacaggggtgtcccggatTCGAACTCAGTAAtcactgatattgattcagagtggtcctggtgGAGGCCGGTGTCCCGAGAGGCATTTCCTTATGATTCCAATAAGAGTAAAGACAACGATGCAGTTAAAAGATAACGACAGTTGTAACGATTTGGAATATtagtttttttctgaaattagaattatttaGACACGATTTGAATTGTTGAAGTCACGGATCCCAGACGCCGGATCATCGTGGCGTTACCACCTAACTTCTTTATTCAATATAGTATATTTGTATTGACTTTGACTGTACCGTGCTGCCACCGTTTctaaaatccaagatggccgcgcCCACGAacctgcgaaaaaaataagCATGGCGAAAGCGCAACTTGCTAATTAACATGTTTGACCTTATTTGACATGCATCGAGAATGTAAAATGGAGGATGGGCacccggtaaccagtctagatAGAGACCGCTAACCAGTATAAAGAAGacagagaccggtaaccagtctacatTCAGTATTCTTCTAGAGACCGCTAACCAGTCCGATTAAAATCAGGCTCTGGCGGCTTGCATCGAGCcgtatatttgaattgaattgggtTAATATTGCGCATGCGTAAAGAGTGTATTTCCGTATTTCCGTGTCTGATTCTCCTCTCAGAAGTGGATTTGTgtggaattgtggaactgtgttGATATCTTTGATGTTGTCACGACATTCAAAGGTTTATCTTAAAAACGTTATTCGTCACACTGATGCCCATAACAAGGTAATCCGCCGTGCGGCCCCTCCCCTCGCTCTCCCTCCCGACCCGGCGCCGTCGCGTCATACCAAATCATCAAAGTCGCAAACGGCAACGctgtagtcagtaacctgtctgtggtttagtttcacaatcggatatttttgtatgaaatctttgtcagccaatttgactgacgagtaatttgcctggcatttcattgtctcttaagatatccgtctaatttttgttgtaatcgacgcacaacagattcgtagtttgtctgatacctataacacctcacctgacgatcttaatccatgtgcaaatcggccgtaaagtgagagtaaatttccgtcgggtcaacagctgccattttgaaaattactggaggtgctggcacctgtggactgaggccaggacaacagcacaaactaacgaagcgaaacgacgaaattgaaaaaaattaagaaatcaacacttattcacatttttcttttaccagaatttattataatataatttaatatggaaaacctgaagatttgaaatataagttggaaaaccatcaaaaataaaaattgtcgtttcgtcttgaaagttttatataaatccttgtaggtccccttgtcttatcatgccacatgtgcaatacagagaaatggcggccaatggcgaaattggtggagaaattaattaatttctcaaaataatgttgattaaccactcgaaacatacataaaattggattatttcgaaaggtacctgtgttagattgtgaattaagccattaattgtggactgaagtgaaaagaaagtatatttttgaagtgttacttttttcaaccgtgttttggtccttgtcatccctaacgttggtataagcccatccgattataaaaagcttaccaccaacgattaggtaactaactacaaaCGCTGCTGACACTGAAGTGAACGCCAATCGGTTCCATCGATCCAGGCCAGAGCCTGCTCGGCCCTGACGCACTCGTCGACATAGGCATGTTTGATGTTGTTGGTAACGAAGTTAATATGTTGTTGGTTATTAAAAACCTATTCTCGCGTTGCATATTCGAAAATTTGTTTTCTAGTCCACCACCCCCTAAATCCACCTTGACTGTTGGTCAAAGCCAAACGTGTGgttttgaacctgatggcatcgagactcgaCCCGACAAACAAGACTCGAACgcttattagccaatcagatatcccgttttatttgaGCCCGGGATTTCCcaatttatagttcttccgtgaaatttacctcagcgattatacaacgtgCGGACGGTCTAGTGTGGTTCAGTGAAGCGATGCCtataggttcgaatccccgtCAGAGGGAGGAACATGGCAGAGTCAAACgttgtcatcaggttcgaatccctgccagggATCATGGATGAAGTGACATTTAAAATTATATCGGCATATTTTATAATCTCTTTATAATTGCGTTTCTAAAAATGGTTAAATTTGTCGatagataaataaaatattgaattgtatttaatTGAAGGTCGTTGAAGAAGACGAAATGTGGAAAGATCATCATAAACGTAAACATCATGGTCGTCACGGCGATAGGAGTCGTTCTCCTGCGTCCTCGGGGAGACTGTGGTCGCGATCGAGCGGCGGAGTGAGGTCGCGAGTCGACGAGGTTCCTCACACGTACATGGATCGTATTGTATCTCCGATATCTACGAAAAAACTCAGCGTCGCCAAAAACAATCGTCTCATCGCCCCCGACGACAAGTATGTATCTCGTATTGTTGCGTAATGTTTGACGAAATCTTCGTACGCTTTCTAGTACGACATTTAAAACAGCGAGGCAGAAAACCCTACTGATCTTCTTAGTTATTTGTGAACAGCTAATTTAATTGCGTTGAATGTAATATTTCATGGGGGGATAAATTCACCCTTCCAACCCCTTCTAATTTTGCGCAGAAAATTCAACAAACGAATGAATTCAGATGACCTGAAAATGGTCagaaaccccccccccccctcccccctttTATACTAGATTAAGTTCTCAAGGGTGAGCCCCAAAGCCcgctacagtggaacctcgtaaCAGTGAACTTCACTGGACctgaaaatctgtttgttatgAATATGATAGTTTGTTATATCCCAGTACGAAATTAATCGGATTGTCTTAATATCGTTGAATGCAAGTTTGTTAAGAGGTTCCACTCTACGATGACCTGTGGCGCTCGCGTGGCCAAATTTGCCCTTTTCTTGACAAATAAAGAGTTCACCCCTTCAAACAATCCTATAGATCCACCCTTGTATTAATCCACCAGTTTAGAACAGTAACATTTTAAGTTTGTAGTTGACTTTTATTAAACGCCCCTCAAATTGAATACCGGTAATTGTGGTCCTGGTGGAACGCTGATCGGTAAATAATTATATCTCTGATTTgtgtttattatttttgaagGTGGGGTCATAGCGGTTTCGCCGAGTTATATCCTGAAGATTGTCCCGAATCTGACAGACCGGCGTCGTCGAACCAACAACAATCGGACGAACCGATAAAACATCGTCGTGCGCGCAAACGCTCGTCGTCGCCGCCGTCGAATTTCAACTCGGGTGCACCGGCGGCAGCGCCACCTCGTGGACGACGCCCGAAACATTTACAACAACCGTGGAACGATCGTATTCATAGCGCGTTCCGCGGCGTTGAGCCgagcgagagagagaaaaaAGAGGAGAAACGTTTGAAGAGTAAAATAGTGATGAAAACTACGACAACGACGAAACAATCGCAAGAGTCGACGCCGGTGacaccagcagcagcggcggatACTTCACGGGAACGAGGCGAACGTAAAGATCGTAATTATAGACGACAAAATAGAGATAAGAGTTTGGATAATGAGAAATCCCGGAAACAGAGCCAACAGTCCGGGGAACGTGGTGGTAGATCAGAGGAACGTGGTGGTAGATCGGAGGAACGTGGTGGTAGATCAGAGGAACGTAAAGATAGATCAGGGGAACGTAAAGATCGGTCAGGGGAACGTAGAGATCGGTCAGGGGAACGTAAAGATCAGTCAGAGGAACGTAGAGATTTGTCAGGGGAACGTAAAGATCGGTCAGAGGAACGTAAAGATCGTTCAGGGGAACGTAAAGATCGGTCAGAGGAACGTAAAGATCGTTCAGGGGAACGTAAAGATCGTTCAGGGGAACGTAAAGATCGTTCAGGGGAACTACGACGGTCTCTACGTAAACGTGATGACCGTTCACGGAGTTCCGATCGGAAAAAGACTGTCGATTCTTCCTCGAAATCGAGTAGTAACCGTGGCGATACAGGAGACCCCCCACGGAGTAAAACAAcatctcatcatcatcacgaACATCAAAAAACATCATCACAGATCAACAAGAAAACTGacgaaaattcattgaaaaatggtGATAGTCATCACGACGACAATCGCCAAGGTGATAGTCGCCATGGCGATTCGTCTAAAGAGAAGAAACGGCGTATTGTTGCGCGTAGTCCGTCTCAGTCACCACCACCTTCTCCCCCTACCAGTCCTATAGCTTCTCCCCCTTCATCGCCGCAATCGAATATTCCAATCGAACGCAACAGTTCAAAGCGTAAACGATCTAAAAGTCCGCGGCAACATCGCAACAATCGGCAACAATTGAATAAACAATGTTTGTCAGCGGATGCATCATCAATGGCAACAAAACGTCTTGCGAGAACTGATAGTTTGTCGGAGGGTGAAATTATTGATTCAGAGGAGGAGCAGCTGAGAGCAGTAACTAATCTATCGGATATTACGTTACCTCCTCCCGCTGTGGCTCCTCCCGCTACTGTACCGATAGTGGCTCCACCTACACCTCAAATAGAGAAACACATCGCCGCCACGGAGCCCGTTGACACCATCGTCATAGCAGCGAAATCAGAAATCAATTTTACCGGTTTTAAAATCTCTGGTAAAACTAAAAAACTGAAATTGGATTGTAAATATTCGATAGAGAGCGACGAAGGGGAAGGAGGAGAGGGCGActcgataaaacaaaaaccatTAGATTCAACAACCGCAAAACAAGAAGAGATCACACCCGCAAAAAAAGAGATCACAACAGAAAAACAAGAGGAGTTAACACCAGCAAAACAAGAGTTTACAACAGCAAAACAAGAGTTACAACTCATGAAACAAGAGGAAGAGACAAAAGAGCCGAAAGTCTTGCAGCCGGAAAAACCGTCGAGACAAGAAATTCCTTCGAAAAAAGAGAATCTTTCTAGGGATAAATCCACGAAATCCGACGGTTCGACGTCGCGAAGACATAAAGATAAAACACTGGCGCCCCCGGCGGAGAAAACGAGAACTAGTAAAACATCGAAACAAGAAACGACGAAACAGAAGAAATCGAAATCGTCGGAAAAAGCGAAGAATAAAATTCACGATCGTCGCACGAAAAACAGGAAACGTAAACTGAGTTCGTCGAGTTCCAGTTcgagtagcagcagcagcagcagcggcagcagcagcagcagcggtagTAGTTCAGATTCCAGTCAGTCGGATAGTTCAACACAACTGACTAAACCACGACCACCAcaaccagcagcagcagcagcatccaAGAAAAAACAACGTCattattcatcatcatcttcatcttctACATCCTCAGCAGCAGCATCTCCATCTCCTCGCAAAAAACATAAAACTCTTAAAAAACGATAGACGAACAGTTATAAACCGGCTACCGCCCGATaacattgttactatggtaatTGACTTGCTAATGCGGTTGTTGCTATCGACGATGGTTACTGCGGGTGATAcgtctactgttttatatTTATCGCATTTATAAAGACAGATGGCTGCCGCAGGTTTAGTTCTATATTTCACCAGTAGATGGCTGCGGCGTGGTTTAGTTATataattatgtatatatatttttaattcctGCTCATCTTTGCTTTTTAACGTATTACGTgtaaatttattaattgaattcaaatgaagatatttttttttaatgaaattttcccTCACTTAATAACGGGTGAATGCAGTTTATTTGTGTGAACACTAGAGGTCACCGCTGGTCTTACTCTGTACAGTAACTGTATATCATGTACACAACTTGTACAAATTTGACGTATttgtaaaatgtaaatgaagttttaaattagGTCGATGTTAATTCGTACCGGGTGTATTGAGAATAGAATTCCAATACATTGTATCTCGATATCGGTATCGGATATAAGTGTCTCGATATCAGTATCCGATACAAGTATCATATCAGTATCCAATACAAATATCGAGACATCAATATCCGATACAAGTATCTCAATACCAATATCCGATATCTGGATGATGTGACTCTttagataaatgaataaatgtgactcaacattcatcaaatatctttttaagagtttgttgtattttttatAGTTACCTTAAGAGGATCCAGTAGAACATTATTACAACCAGATACAGCCGACCAGAGACTATTTTGCGTTACATATTCCTTGAATCCCTGACTGAGGTGGTTTGAGTGACAACTGGTCATTATCACACGAGTTGAATTGAAGTTGGAAATTCAGTCCATAACTCACAAACCACAGTGGAACTGACACAATGAACTTCAGGATCCTGTTCCACAGTAGTGAGTTTGGCTCCaattaaattagttcattttcgatcaaCTCAACtcggtcaaatcttaactggGACCCGGAGACCAGCAGCAAACCGGACCGATAGTTCCATTATCGTACACTAGACGGCGTTGTCAATTCAACGAATACAAACGAttgttgtaattatttttgtaaaatgtgaTAACAGATTTTTATTGAAGGCAACAGTAAGAGATGACATTCACTGCCTCGCGCCacattaaatatatatacacactaCTACAGAAttaatccaatcaaatttatctaaTTAATTAAATACTCGTTAATAAGAATAATAAGGAGTGTCTGGATCGATGGCTTCTTGCTGCTGATTGGCCGCAGCATGCTGTTCCCGTTCAGCGGCCAATAGTTTTTCGTGTTTGGCTTGAGCCTCTTGTTGGTCGACGCCGATATCAACCTTCTGTAAATCGGGATCTGAATAGAGAAATAATCAAACGTTTAGATCGAGACAACATCTGTTTAAACAGACAATCCACGCGTGGTTCGAATGAGGTTTACTCAGAACTTTGTATTCAGAGATTCTCAGAAAATTAATCGTCTGCAAACACAATCTGGAACaacaggggctgcagttggtCAATAGTTGGTTCGAGTTGACCGGTTGATAGTCGATATAGTTacaattgaaagttcattgttactaagGTATTTATCAGGAAATGGtcgagattttttttctagggAGAAATTCCATTTTCTATGTATACAACAGATGTTAAGACACAACCTCCTTCAAAGAGCCCCCATCCCCTGAAACGCGTTTCATAAATTTGGAACAGCATCTCTTAAATACTAAATGTATTTTTACCTGTGAAGTTAAATACAGGGAATTTAGTCATATCCTGTCCGGTCGCCTGATAcgctttttctattttactcAATTCAGCGTTCAGGTTTTTTTCTACGTCCGGAGTGACATCAACCATAGCGCCACCTGCCGacctaaaaaaataaaacaacaataCACATTACAGTTACCATAGAAACAGCCGACGTACGTTAGTTACGTCCGATACGTACTTGCTAGCTTTTCCGTATTCGCGGATTTTGTCGACGAATAATTTCTGAATCGGGTCCATGTCCGTTTTCTGGTACGTCGCCGCGGTTACGCCGATGTTTCGTTTCATCGTTACCGTGACTACGCGGTGTACCTGGCGTAAATTGTTGATTACGACTTTTCCCAACATGATTGAAACCTATAACAACAGAGCGAGAGAACGATGATAACTGAACGAGGGTCACACAGACTAGAATCAGTGGATTCTCTGTGGATTTCAGTTGGGATTTTGCAGCCATTTTTGAATCATGAATCCCGATCGAACCGGTAGGATAAACTCAATGAATATCTCCTCGATCGATTTCGTCAGTAAAATTGATCCGTTTATGACAAATAATCGGCGATTTATGAGTTTTATTACCTGAATTTGGAGGCAGCAATGCGGAAATAACCTTGTAGTGCGTCGATTTACCGAGAGAGCGGCGCCACAGTACGGCACAGAGCTTTTTAACCCACTTGTTTTATCAACCGTTTCTAAAGTATTTTTTTCGCTACCGTTTCCTGAATTCGATTCATCGTTTTATAATTGTGTATTCTGATATGATATGTTAACATGGTTGTGatcacaaaaaaatcaaaaaaattcaaatttgtggtctaaattcaatacaaatttctttttattgataCGGATTACCAATTTGTGATAAGACAATAAGATAGTCGAATTTGATGAATCAGTATCATTTAAGAAAATGACAGTCCATAGCTTCACAAAATTGTATAAGAATGATATTCCTAAAATTGACCAGGGTCCTCTCCGCCCTAGAGGTCCAGTCCTGGGATTTAATCATCCTCGTTAAGAAATATCcacaaaacatttttgaatacaaaagattttatttcacgaaacgattttatatttgatgatTACAGGAAAAACTACAAATGATAGAAGTGAATACACAGAACACATGGATAAATACAAACATGAGATCTCACTCACACTGAGGGGAAACCTCAGATCCATGAGGATAGACCTCAAGAGCCAGGGGACCACAGACTCATGAGGACAAACACCTCACATTCTCAGGAGACCTCAGAACCAGGGGGACCTCAGACTCATGAGGACACCTCAGATTCTCAGGGACCTCAGAGCAAGAGGAGACCTCAGATTCAGGAGGAGACCTCCAAACCTTGGAGACCTCAGACCCATGAGGACACCTCAGAGCCAGAGGAGACCTCAGAGCCAGGAGACCTCAGATTCAAGAGACCACAGAGCCAGAGGAGACCTCAGATACAGTAGGAGACCTCAGATACAGGAGACCTCAGATTCAGGAGGAGACCTCAGAGCCAGGGGGACCTCAGATTCAGGAGACCTCAGATACAGGAGGAGACCTCAGATTCTGGAGGAGACCTCAGAACCACTGGACACTGATATCAAATCAAGCATCACCTCCACCAGGAGCGGTAGGGTTCTCATTATTACTAGGTGGAGCTACTGGTTCAATCGATTGTTGATCAGTTTTCAGGGGTGGTTCATCAGTGACAGGTGGAGCCGTCTGTTGTACAGcaggtgctgctgctgctgctgctgctactggtgGTTCGCTCACTTCCATAGGTTCTGCAGGGGCTGGAGCAGTCGTGGCAGGTGAGGATTGTTCTGTGCCATCTGCTGCTGGTTTACTATCAGTGCTGCCCTCTTCAGACTGAAATCATAATTACACGAACCAATTAATGAGTTCGAAGAGTAAAGGAGAGAAGAgccattagaaaaacaatttacCTTGGATTCAGATTTGACGGGTTGCTCACCAGTAGGGGGCGCTGTAGTGgctaaaaatataaatataaatcagtTACAGATATCCACAATCTCGATTTCGGTTAAAGTTTGAAACTTCCGGCATCGGAAACCGTGGAATTCAGAACAGATTTTTATCCTCAAGTCAAACCTGTTTA
This window harbors:
- the LOC141906685 gene encoding uncharacterized protein LOC141906685, whose protein sequence is MLSRHSKVYLKNVIRHTDAHNKVVEEDEMWKDHHKRKHHGRHGDRSRSPASSGRLWSRSSGGVRSRVDEVPHTYMDRIVSPISTKKLSVAKNNRLIAPDDKWGHSGFAELYPEDCPESDRPASSNQQQSDEPIKHRRARKRSSSPPSNFNSGAPAAAPPRGRRPKHLQQPWNDRIHSAFRGVEPSEREKKEEKRLKSKIVMKTTTTTKQSQESTPVTPAAAADTSRERGERKDRNYRRQNRDKSLDNEKSRKQSQQSGERGGRSEERGGRSEERGGRSEERKDRSGERKDRSGERRDRSGERKDQSEERRDLSGERKDRSEERKDRSGERKDRSEERKDRSGERKDRSGERKDRSGELRRSLRKRDDRSRSSDRKKTVDSSSKSSSNRGDTGDPPRSKTTSHHHHEHQKTSSQINKKTDENSLKNGDSHHDDNRQGDSRHGDSSKEKKRRIVARSPSQSPPPSPPTSPIASPPSSPQSNIPIERNSSKRKRSKSPRQHRNNRQQLNKQCLSADASSMATKRLARTDSLSEGEIIDSEEEQLRAVTNLSDITLPPPAVAPPATVPIVAPPTPQIEKHIAATEPVDTIVIAAKSEINFTGFKISGKTKKLKLDCKYSIESDEGEGGEGDSIKQKPLDSTTAKQEEITPAKKEITTEKQEELTPAKQEFTTAKQELQLMKQEEETKEPKVLQPEKPSRQEIPSKKENLSRDKSTKSDGSTSRRHKDKTLAPPAEKTRTSKTSKQETTKQKKSKSSEKAKNKIHDRRTKNRKRKLSSSSSSSSSSSSSSGSSSSSGSSSDSSQSDSSTQLTKPRPPQPAAAAASKKKQRHYSSSSSSSTSSAAASPSPRKKHKTLKKR
- the LOC141906690 gene encoding ATP synthase peripheral stalk subunit F6, mitochondrial-like codes for the protein MLGKVVINNLRQVHRVVTVTMKRNIGVTAATYQKTDMDPIQKLFVDKIREYGKASKSAGGAMVDVTPDVEKNLNAELSKIEKAYQATGQDMTKFPVFNFTDPDLQKVDIGVDQQEAQAKHEKLLAAEREQHAAANQQQEAIDPDTPYYSY